In Cloacibacillus sp., the genomic window CGTAATGCTGGCGCGCGTGTCCGAGACGGTGGAGACGCAATACGGCGGCGTGCGGATAAAGAAAGGGCTGCTCAGCGGCGAGGCCGTCAAAGAGATGCCCGAATACGAGGACGTGCGGCGTATCGCCAGGGAGAGCGGACAGCCTCTCTCCGCCGTGCGCGCGATGATCGCCGGAGGCGCGGGAGAGGCAAAGCGGCGCTTCCGCCACTACAAGGGCGGCGAATACGAATACCTCGGCACGGCGCGCCACTCGGAGACGGAGGAGGAGCTTGTCCTCTACCGTCCGCTATATAACGACAGCGGCCTCTGGGTGCGCCCGAAAAAGATGTTCTTTGAGAACGTGACCGTCGAGGGGAAGAGCGTTCCCCGTTTTGAGGAGATAAAAGATTAACAGAGGGAGGGATCTGTGAGAT contains:
- the larC gene encoding nickel insertion protein; the protein is MDGGTISGEVFEICANIDDMTGEDLGAAMEILLREGALDVWFEAIQMKKNRPAVKLSLLAAPGDEERLAEAVLRHTTTLGVRMNRCSRVMLARVSETVETQYGGVRIKKGLLSGEAVKEMPEYEDVRRIARESGQPLSAVRAMIAGGAGEAKRRFRHYKGGEYEYLGTARHSETEEELVLYRPLYNDSGLWVRPKKMFFENVTVEGKSVPRFEEIKD